One region of Carassius gibelio isolate Cgi1373 ecotype wild population from Czech Republic chromosome A1, carGib1.2-hapl.c, whole genome shotgun sequence genomic DNA includes:
- the LOC128015946 gene encoding cyclic AMP-responsive element-binding protein 1 isoform X2, which yields MTMEAGADVQQGGNTAVSETDTQQIATLAQVSIAAAQASATAPTVTLVQLPNGQTVQVHGVIQAAQPSVIQSPQVQTVQISTIAESDDSQESVDSVTDSQKRREILSRRPSYRRKKLLEAVPRIEEERSEEDSTPAITTVTVPTPIYQTSSGQYIAITQGGAIQLANNGTDGVQGLQTLTMTNAAGAQPGTTILQYAQTSDGQQILVPSNQVVVQAASGDVQAYQIRTAASGVVMASSPALPGQGGTEEVTRKREVRLMKNREAARECRRKKKEYVKCLENRVAVLENQNKTLIEELKALKDLYCHKSE from the exons ATGACCATGGAGGCAGGAGCAGATGTCCAGCAGGGCGGCAACACAGCAGTCTCAGAGACAGACACTCAGCAGATTGCCACCTTGGCGCAG GTTTCCATTGCTGCAGCACAGGCATCAGCCACTGCACCCACAGTGACCTTAGTTCAGCTGCCCAATGGGCAAACGGTGCAAGTTCACGGAGTCATCCAGGCAGCCCAGCCCTCTGTCATCCAATCCCCACAGGTGCAAACTGTACAA ATTTCTACCATTGCTGAGAGTGATGATTCACAGGAGTCAGTGGACAGTGTGACGGATTCCCAGAAAAGAAGAGAGATCCTGTCTAGACGGCCCTCATACAG aagaaagaaactccttgagg CAGTGCCACGGATAGAAGAAGAGAGATCAGAGGAGGATTCCACACCAGCCATTACAACTGTCACTGTGCCAACACCTATCTACCAGACAAGTAGTGGGCAGTACA TTGCTATCACTCAGGGTGGGGCGATCCAGTTAGCCAACAATGGAACAGATGGAGTTCAAGGGCTACAAACCCTGACCATGACAAACGCGGCAGGCGCTCAGCCCGGCACCACCATCCTGCAATATGCACAGACCAGCGACGGCCAGCAGATACTGGTGCCCAGCAATCAAGTGGTTGTACAAG CGGCCTCGGGAGATGTTCAGGCGTATCAGATCCGCACAGCAGCTTCAGGGGTGGTCATGGCCTCCTCTCCTGCACTGCCCGGCCAGGGAGGAACTGAGGAGGTCACACGCAAGCGGGAGGTTCGGCTAATGAAGAACAg GGAGGCAGCACGGGAGTGCCGCAGGAAAAAGAAAGAGTATGTTAAATGTCTGGAAAACAGAGTGGCCGTGCTGGAGAATCAGAACAAAACGCTCATCGAGGAGCTCAAAGCTCTAAAGGACCTTTACTGTCACAAATCTGAATAA
- the LOC128015946 gene encoding cyclic AMP-responsive element-binding protein 1 isoform X1 gives MTMEAGADVQQGGNTAVSETDTQQIATLAQVSIAAAQASATAPTVTLVQLPNGQTVQVHGVIQAAQPSVIQSPQVQTVQISTIAESDDSQESVDSVTDSQKRREILSRRPSYRKILNDLSSDAPAVPRIEEERSEEDSTPAITTVTVPTPIYQTSSGQYIAITQGGAIQLANNGTDGVQGLQTLTMTNAAGAQPGTTILQYAQTSDGQQILVPSNQVVVQAASGDVQAYQIRTAASGVVMASSPALPGQGGTEEVTRKREVRLMKNREAARECRRKKKEYVKCLENRVAVLENQNKTLIEELKALKDLYCHKSE, from the exons ATGACCATGGAGGCAGGAGCAGATGTCCAGCAGGGCGGCAACACAGCAGTCTCAGAGACAGACACTCAGCAGATTGCCACCTTGGCGCAG GTTTCCATTGCTGCAGCACAGGCATCAGCCACTGCACCCACAGTGACCTTAGTTCAGCTGCCCAATGGGCAAACGGTGCAAGTTCACGGAGTCATCCAGGCAGCCCAGCCCTCTGTCATCCAATCCCCACAGGTGCAAACTGTACAA ATTTCTACCATTGCTGAGAGTGATGATTCACAGGAGTCAGTGGACAGTGTGACGGATTCCCAGAAAAGAAGAGAGATCCTGTCTAGACGGCCCTCATACAG AAAGATCCTGAACGACCTTTCATCCGATGCTCCAGCAGTGCCACGGATAGAAGAAGAGAGATCAGAGGAGGATTCCACACCAGCCATTACAACTGTCACTGTGCCAACACCTATCTACCAGACAAGTAGTGGGCAGTACA TTGCTATCACTCAGGGTGGGGCGATCCAGTTAGCCAACAATGGAACAGATGGAGTTCAAGGGCTACAAACCCTGACCATGACAAACGCGGCAGGCGCTCAGCCCGGCACCACCATCCTGCAATATGCACAGACCAGCGACGGCCAGCAGATACTGGTGCCCAGCAATCAAGTGGTTGTACAAG CGGCCTCGGGAGATGTTCAGGCGTATCAGATCCGCACAGCAGCTTCAGGGGTGGTCATGGCCTCCTCTCCTGCACTGCCCGGCCAGGGAGGAACTGAGGAGGTCACACGCAAGCGGGAGGTTCGGCTAATGAAGAACAg GGAGGCAGCACGGGAGTGCCGCAGGAAAAAGAAAGAGTATGTTAAATGTCTGGAAAACAGAGTGGCCGTGCTGGAGAATCAGAACAAAACGCTCATCGAGGAGCTCAAAGCTCTAAAGGACCTTTACTGTCACAAATCTGAATAA